The following proteins are encoded in a genomic region of Nicotiana sylvestris chromosome 4, ASM39365v2, whole genome shotgun sequence:
- the LOC104239447 gene encoding uncharacterized protein ycf45 isoform X2 — translation MGSSLLMSAVASVISPAIKRRKVRFFSSSHYRPLMRSLSHPSLAGRKLCVVYATSADLSSCNTHAEDDMNSLFQILPCDLRDTLLCDPSQDQLLEVMLDLGCLPQAHYTDDSGRRYLRNTEVSMEEIQFVLKSIGQFGGDNRAGIEGTLHRISAIRNRKGEVIGLTCRVGRARGQIDMVRDLLDFGESILFVGRPGVGKTTVVREISRVLSDELHKRVVIVDTSNEIGGDGDIPHPAIGGARRLQVPDPSMQHQVMIEAVENHMPEVIIIDEIGTEAEVHACRTIAERGVMLIGTAHGEQLVNIIKNPTLCDLIGGVVTVTLSDQEARIRNCSKSVLERKAPSPFPFLIEIRERHSWVLHRTERSVDALLRGKKPRVEVRRRTQQLQVVIERWKTED, via the exons ATGGGCTCTAGCTTATTGATGTCTGCAGTCGCAAGTGTCATTAGTCCAGCCATAAAAAGAAGAAAGGTTCGCTTCTTCAGTTCTTCACATTATCGACCGTTGATGCGTAGTCTTAGCCACCCTTCTCTTGCCGGAAGAAAACTATGTGTAGTTTATGCTACTTCAGCAGACCTTTCATCTTGTAATACTCATGCTGAAGATGATATGAATTCCCTCTTTCAG ATTCTGCCCTGCGACTTACGGGACACGCTTTTGTGTGACCCCAGCCAAGATCAACTACTCGAG GTGATGTTAGATTTGGGCTGTTTGCCGCAAGCGCACTACACAGATGACTCTGGTAGGCGATACCTCCGAAACACTGAG GTCTCTATGGAAGAAATACAATTTGTCCTCAAGTCAATTGGACAATTTGGAGGAGATAATAGAGCTGGCATTGAGGGTACTTTGCATCGCATTTCTGCAATTAGGAATAGAAAGGGGGAAGTCATTGGTTTGACTTGCCGAGTCGGCAGGGCCAGGGGACAGATTGACATGGTGCGGGATTTGCTTGATTTTGGTGAGAGCATTTTGTTTGTTGGACG GCCTGGTGTTGGTAAAACTACAGTTGTGCGAGAGATATCTCGTGTCTTGTCAGATGAACTTCATAAAAGAGTG GTTATTGTTGACACAAGCAATGAAATAGGAGGTGATGGGGATATTCCGCACCCTGCAATAGGAGGGGCAAGAAGATTGCAGGTTCCAGACCCGTCGATGCAGCATCAAGTTATGATTGAGGCTGTGGAGAATCACATGCCTGAGGTGATCATTATAGATGAGATTGGCACTGAAGCTGAAGTTCATGCTTGCCGTACAATTGCTGAGAGAGGAGTTATGCTTATTGGTACAGCTCATGGCGAGCAGCTTGTGAATATTATTAAGAATCCTACTCTGTGTGATCTG ATTGGAGGAGTGGTAACTGTGACTCTAAGTGATCAGGAAGCACGAATCAGGAATTGCAGTAAAAGTGTTCTTGAGAGGAAAGCTCCATCGCCCTTTCCCTTTTTGATTGAAATAAGGGAGAGACACTCCTGGGTTTTGCACCGG ACCGAAAGAAGTGTTGATGCTCTGCTTCGAGGGAAAAAACCGCGAGTTGAG GTTAGGAGGAGAACTCAGCAATTACAGGTTGTAATTGAGAGATGGAAAACAGAGGACTAA
- the LOC104239447 gene encoding uncharacterized protein ycf45 isoform X3, which translates to MGSSLLMSAVASVISPAIKRRKVRFFSSSHYRPLMRSLSHPSLAGRKLCVVYATSADLSSCNTHAEDDMNSLFQILPCDLRDTLLCDPSQDQLLEVMLDLGCLPQAHYTDDSGRRYLRNTEVSMEEIQFVLKSIGQFGGDNRAGIEGTLHRISAIRNRKGEVIGLTCRVGRARGQIDMVRDLLDFGESILFVGRRPGVGKTTVVREISRVLSDELHKRVVIVDTSNEIGGDGDIPHPAIGGARRLQVPDPSMQHQVMIEAVENHMPEVIIIDEIGTEAEVHACRTIAERGVMLIGTAHGEQLVNIIKNPTLCDLIGGVVTVTLSDQEARIRNCSKSVLERKAPSPFPFLIEIRERHSWVLHRVRRRTQQLQVVIERWKTED; encoded by the exons ATGGGCTCTAGCTTATTGATGTCTGCAGTCGCAAGTGTCATTAGTCCAGCCATAAAAAGAAGAAAGGTTCGCTTCTTCAGTTCTTCACATTATCGACCGTTGATGCGTAGTCTTAGCCACCCTTCTCTTGCCGGAAGAAAACTATGTGTAGTTTATGCTACTTCAGCAGACCTTTCATCTTGTAATACTCATGCTGAAGATGATATGAATTCCCTCTTTCAG ATTCTGCCCTGCGACTTACGGGACACGCTTTTGTGTGACCCCAGCCAAGATCAACTACTCGAG GTGATGTTAGATTTGGGCTGTTTGCCGCAAGCGCACTACACAGATGACTCTGGTAGGCGATACCTCCGAAACACTGAG GTCTCTATGGAAGAAATACAATTTGTCCTCAAGTCAATTGGACAATTTGGAGGAGATAATAGAGCTGGCATTGAGGGTACTTTGCATCGCATTTCTGCAATTAGGAATAGAAAGGGGGAAGTCATTGGTTTGACTTGCCGAGTCGGCAGGGCCAGGGGACAGATTGACATGGTGCGGGATTTGCTTGATTTTGGTGAGAGCATTTTGTTTGTTGGACG CAGGCCTGGTGTTGGTAAAACTACAGTTGTGCGAGAGATATCTCGTGTCTTGTCAGATGAACTTCATAAAAGAGTG GTTATTGTTGACACAAGCAATGAAATAGGAGGTGATGGGGATATTCCGCACCCTGCAATAGGAGGGGCAAGAAGATTGCAGGTTCCAGACCCGTCGATGCAGCATCAAGTTATGATTGAGGCTGTGGAGAATCACATGCCTGAGGTGATCATTATAGATGAGATTGGCACTGAAGCTGAAGTTCATGCTTGCCGTACAATTGCTGAGAGAGGAGTTATGCTTATTGGTACAGCTCATGGCGAGCAGCTTGTGAATATTATTAAGAATCCTACTCTGTGTGATCTG ATTGGAGGAGTGGTAACTGTGACTCTAAGTGATCAGGAAGCACGAATCAGGAATTGCAGTAAAAGTGTTCTTGAGAGGAAAGCTCCATCGCCCTTTCCCTTTTTGATTGAAATAAGGGAGAGACACTCCTGGGTTTTGCACCGG GTTAGGAGGAGAACTCAGCAATTACAGGTTGTAATTGAGAGATGGAAAACAGAGGACTAA
- the LOC104239447 gene encoding uncharacterized protein ycf45 isoform X1: protein MGSSLLMSAVASVISPAIKRRKVRFFSSSHYRPLMRSLSHPSLAGRKLCVVYATSADLSSCNTHAEDDMNSLFQILPCDLRDTLLCDPSQDQLLEVMLDLGCLPQAHYTDDSGRRYLRNTEVSMEEIQFVLKSIGQFGGDNRAGIEGTLHRISAIRNRKGEVIGLTCRVGRARGQIDMVRDLLDFGESILFVGRRPGVGKTTVVREISRVLSDELHKRVVIVDTSNEIGGDGDIPHPAIGGARRLQVPDPSMQHQVMIEAVENHMPEVIIIDEIGTEAEVHACRTIAERGVMLIGTAHGEQLVNIIKNPTLCDLIGGVVTVTLSDQEARIRNCSKSVLERKAPSPFPFLIEIRERHSWVLHRTERSVDALLRGKKPRVEVRRRTQQLQVVIERWKTED from the exons ATGGGCTCTAGCTTATTGATGTCTGCAGTCGCAAGTGTCATTAGTCCAGCCATAAAAAGAAGAAAGGTTCGCTTCTTCAGTTCTTCACATTATCGACCGTTGATGCGTAGTCTTAGCCACCCTTCTCTTGCCGGAAGAAAACTATGTGTAGTTTATGCTACTTCAGCAGACCTTTCATCTTGTAATACTCATGCTGAAGATGATATGAATTCCCTCTTTCAG ATTCTGCCCTGCGACTTACGGGACACGCTTTTGTGTGACCCCAGCCAAGATCAACTACTCGAG GTGATGTTAGATTTGGGCTGTTTGCCGCAAGCGCACTACACAGATGACTCTGGTAGGCGATACCTCCGAAACACTGAG GTCTCTATGGAAGAAATACAATTTGTCCTCAAGTCAATTGGACAATTTGGAGGAGATAATAGAGCTGGCATTGAGGGTACTTTGCATCGCATTTCTGCAATTAGGAATAGAAAGGGGGAAGTCATTGGTTTGACTTGCCGAGTCGGCAGGGCCAGGGGACAGATTGACATGGTGCGGGATTTGCTTGATTTTGGTGAGAGCATTTTGTTTGTTGGACG CAGGCCTGGTGTTGGTAAAACTACAGTTGTGCGAGAGATATCTCGTGTCTTGTCAGATGAACTTCATAAAAGAGTG GTTATTGTTGACACAAGCAATGAAATAGGAGGTGATGGGGATATTCCGCACCCTGCAATAGGAGGGGCAAGAAGATTGCAGGTTCCAGACCCGTCGATGCAGCATCAAGTTATGATTGAGGCTGTGGAGAATCACATGCCTGAGGTGATCATTATAGATGAGATTGGCACTGAAGCTGAAGTTCATGCTTGCCGTACAATTGCTGAGAGAGGAGTTATGCTTATTGGTACAGCTCATGGCGAGCAGCTTGTGAATATTATTAAGAATCCTACTCTGTGTGATCTG ATTGGAGGAGTGGTAACTGTGACTCTAAGTGATCAGGAAGCACGAATCAGGAATTGCAGTAAAAGTGTTCTTGAGAGGAAAGCTCCATCGCCCTTTCCCTTTTTGATTGAAATAAGGGAGAGACACTCCTGGGTTTTGCACCGG ACCGAAAGAAGTGTTGATGCTCTGCTTCGAGGGAAAAAACCGCGAGTTGAG GTTAGGAGGAGAACTCAGCAATTACAGGTTGTAATTGAGAGATGGAAAACAGAGGACTAA